Proteins encoded by one window of Arachis hypogaea cultivar Tifrunner chromosome 1, arahy.Tifrunner.gnm2.J5K5, whole genome shotgun sequence:
- the LOC112710736 gene encoding uncharacterized protein: MPVNPWTLFFFSFLCISLFLPYQYSFAVNPQGEALLSWKRTLNGSLEVLSSWDRIEHTPCTWFGVSCNINNQVVQLDLRYVDLFGKLPTNFTALTSLNKLILTGTNLTGSIPKDIANLLELTYLDLSDNALSGEIPTELCYLPKLQELHLNSNDLVGSIPVAIGNLTNLQKLTIYDNQLNGEIPATIGNLKSLQVIRAGGNKNLQGALPEEIGNCSNLVKLGLAETSISGSLPKTLGLLKSLETIAIYTTLLSGEIPQELGDCTLLKNVYLYENSLTGSIPKELGKLSSLEILLLWQNNLVGTIPPEIGNCLQLAVIDVSMNSITGSIPESFGRLTKLEELQLSVNQISGEIPAELGNCQQLTHVEIDNNLITGTIPSELGNLKNLTLLFLWHNKLEGNIPSSLSNCHNLEAVDLSQNMLTGQIPKGIFQLSNLNKLLLLSNNLSGIIPSEIGNCSSLIRFRASNNKITGTIPPQIGNLKNLNFLDLANNRISGVIPDEISGSRNLTFLDLHSNLIAGSLPESLSELVSLQFLDVSENVIGGTLSPALGSLGALTKLVLGRNRISGSIPNQLGSCSKLQLLDLGSNQLSGKIPGSLGNIPSLEIAMNLSLNQLSGEIPREFSNLEKLGVLDISHNAITGNLQYLAGLQNLVVLNVSHNRFSGHVPDTPFFTKLPLSVLEGNPVLCFAGNQCSGNGNDAGKSSRRAREARVAMVVLLCTACALLMAALYVVVSAKRRGDRENDAEMDGKDSDGTDMAPPWEVTLYQKLDLSISDVAKCLSTSNVIGHGRSGVVYKVNMPGTGLTIAVKKFKTSDKLSASAFSSEIATLARIRHRNIVRLLGWGANRKTKLLFYDYLPNGNLDTLLHEGCTGLIEWETRLKIALGVAEGVAYLHHDCVPAILHRDVKALNILLGDRYEPCLADFGFARFLEEDHPSFSVNPQFAGSYGYIAPEYGCMLKITEKSDVYSFGVVLLEILTGKRPVDPSFREGEHVIQWVREHLKSKKDPIEVLDPKLQGHSDTQIQEMLQALGISLLCTSNRGEDRPTMKDVAALLREIRHEEGPPAGCDEAHKPIKRNTEASSYSSSSLSSTVTPAQLLLLQSGSHSSSSLAYSSSSVAAGYHYPPRNHQS; this comes from the exons ATGCCTGTAAATCCATGgaccctcttcttcttctccttcttatgCATTTCCCTTTTCCTTCCATACCAATACTCCTTCGCCGTCAACCCACAAGGGGAAGCTCTTCTTTCTTGGAAGAGAACCTTAAACGGTTCCTTAGAGGTTCTCAGCAGTTGGGACCGAATTGAACACACTCCATGCACCTGGTTCGGTGTAAGCTGCAACATCAACAACCAAGTAGTTCAATTGGATCTCAGGTATGTGGATTTGTTTGGAAAACTCCCTACGAATTTCACTGCATTGACTTCATTGAACAAACTCATCTTAACCGGAACCAACCTCACGGGCTCTATTCCCAAGGATATTGCCAACCTTCTAGAACTCACCTACTTGGACCTCAGTGACAATGCATTAAGCGGTGAAATCCCAACAGAACTCTGTTACTTGCCGAAACTCCAAGAGCTTCATCTGAACTCCAATGACCTTGTTGGCTCCATTCCGGTGGCGATTGGGAACCTCACCAATCTCCAGAAGCTAACCATTTATGATAACCAACTCAACGGTGAGATTCCGGCCACCATCGGGAACTTGAAGAGCTTGCAAGTTATCAGAGCCGGTGGGAACAAGAATCTACAAGGTGCTTTACCCGAAGAAATTGGAAACTGTTCCAACTTAGTGAAGCTGGGTTTGGCTGAAACTAGCATCTCTGGTTCTCTTCCTAAAACATTGGGACTACTCAAGAGCCTTGAAACCATTGCCATCTACACTACGCTTCTCTCAGGCGAAATTCCACAAGAACTCGGCGACTGTACTCTCCTCAAGAATGTCTATCTCTATGAAAACTCGCTCACCGGATCCATTCCTAAGGAACTGGGGAAACTCAGCAGCCTTGAGATTCTTCTGCTATGGCAGAACAATCTGGTCGGCACCATTCCCCCGGAGATTGGTAACTGCCTCCAGTTAGCGGTTATCGACGTGTCAATGAACTCGATTACTGGAAGCATACCGGAGAGTTTTGGCAGATTAACGAAGCTAGAGGAGCTTCAGCTGAGCGTAAACCAGATTTCAGGGGAGATTCCTGCAGAGCTTGGTAACTGCCAGCAACTAACTCACGTGGAGATAGATAACAACCTCATAACGGGAACGATACCTTCAGAGTTGGGGAACCTCAAGAACTTGACGCTTCTCTTCCTTTGGCATAACAAACTCGAAGGGAACATACCATCCTCGCTCTCTAACTGCCACAACCTTGAGGCCGTTGATCTCTCGCAAAACATGCTGACGGGTCAGATACCTAAGGGGATATTCCAGCTCAGCAATCTGAACAAACTTCTGTTACTCTCTAACAACCTATCCGGAATCATTCCTTCAGAGATTGGTAACTGCTCCTCCCTCATACGCTTCAGAGCCAGTAACAACAAGATCACAGGTACCATTCCGCCTCAGATCGGCAACTTGAAGAATCTCAACTTCTTGGACCTTGCCAATAACCGTATTTCGGGTGTTATTCCGGACGAAATCTCCGGCAGCCGCAATCTTACTTTCTTGGACTTGCATTCTAATTTGATCGCCGGAAGCTTGCCGGAGAGTCTGAGCGAGCTTGTTTCGCTTCAGTTTCTAGATGTTTCTGAGAACGTCATCGGAGGGACGTTGAGTCCTGCGCTTGGTTCACTCGGTGCGTTGACGAAGCTGGTTTTAGGGAGGAATCGGATCTCCGGTTCGATTCCGAATCAACTTGGTTCTTGCTCAAAGCTTCAGTTGCTCGACCTTGGCAGCAACCAACTCTCCGGAAAAATCCCTGGAAGTCTTGGAAATATTCCATCTCTGGAAATAGCCATGAATCTAAGCCTCAACCAACTCTCCGGCGAGATTCCAAGGGAGTTCTCGAACTTGGAGAAGCTTGGTGTCTTGGACATTTCTCACAATGCCATCACTGGAAATCTCCAATATCTCGCTGGTTTGCAAAATCTCGTGGTGCTTAACGTCTCGCACAACAGATTCTCAGGTCACGTCCCAGACACTCCATTCTTCACGAAACTTCCGCTTAGCGTGCTCGAAGGGAACCCCGTGCTGTGCTTCGCCGGTAACCAGTGCTCCGGTAACGGCAACGATGCCGGGAAGTCGTCGCGTCGAGCAAGGGAGGCACGCGTGGCAATGGTGGTCCTATTATGCACGGCATGCGCTCTGCTCATGGCGGCGCTATACGTCGTAGTCTCTGCCAAACGAAGAGGGGACCGCGAAAACGACGCCGAAATGGACGGAAAGGATAGCGACGGCACGGACATGGCCCCACCCTGGGAAGTAACACTTTACCAGAAGCTCGACCTGTCGATTTCTGACGTGGCAAAATGCCTGTCCACCAGCAACGTCATCGGGCACGGTCGATCCGGTGTCGTTTACAAGGTGAACATGCCTGGAACGGGGCTGACCATCGCCGTGAAGAAGTTCAAGACGTCGGATAAATTATCGGCGTCGGCGTTCTCGTCGGAGATTGCGACTCTGGCAAGGATACGCCACCGTAACATTGTGCGATTACTTGGTTGGGGCGCAAACCGTAAAACAAAGTTACTGTTTTACGATTATTTACCTAACGGTAACCTGGACACGCTGTTGCATGAGGGATGCACAGGATTAATAGAGTGGGAGACGCGGCTCAAGATAGCACTGGGCGTCGCTGAGGGCGTAGCTTACTTGCACCACGATTGCGTCCCTGCTATCTTGCACCGCGACGTTAAAGCCCTCAACATCCTGTTAGGTGACAGGTACGAACCGTGTTTGGCTGATTTCGGATTCGCACGCTTCTTGGAAGAAGATCACCCTTCGTTTTCCGTTAATCCACAGTTCGCAGGTTCTTACGGGTACATTGCTCCTG AGTATGGTTGCATGCTAAAGATAACAGAGAAGAGCGATGTTTACAGCTTTGGGGTGGTCCTGCTAGAGATTCTAACAGGGAAAAGGCCAGTAGATCCATCATTCCGAGAAGGGGAACACGTAATCCAGTGGGTGAGGGAGCACCTTAAGAGCAAGAAAGACCCAATAGAGGTTCTTGATCCCAAGCTACAAGGGCACTCAGACACACAGATTCAGGAGATGCTGCAGGCGCTTGGGATATCTCTACTGTGCACCAGCAACCGGGGGGAGGATCGACCGACAATGAAGGACGTGGCAGCATTATTGAGAGAAATCAGACACGAAGAGGGCCCACCGGCAGGGTGTGATGAGGCCCACAAGCCCATCAAAAGAAACACGGAGGCCTCGTCGTATTCTTCGTCGTCCTTGTCCTCCACTGTGACCCCGGCTCAGTTATTGCTCCTTCAATCAGGCTCTCATTCCTCGTCCTCCCTTGCATATTCCTCTTCCTCCGTAGCCGCAGGGTACCACTACCCACCAAGGAATCATCAATCATGA